The following are encoded together in the Triticum dicoccoides isolate Atlit2015 ecotype Zavitan chromosome 6B, WEW_v2.0, whole genome shotgun sequence genome:
- the LOC119324638 gene encoding auxin-induced protein X15-like, whose protein sequence is MGEQGRASNKIRDIVRLQQLLRKWKRLALAPKAGSRHGGSGGAAGVPRGFFAVCVGEEMRRFVIPTEYLGHWAFEELLREAEEEFGFRHEGALRIPCDVEVFEGILRLVGGKKEAVSYCSSSEHGILCT, encoded by the coding sequence ATGGGCGAGCAAGGCAGGGCAAGCAACAAGATCAGGGACATCGTCAGGCTGCAGCAGCTCCTCAGGAAGTGGAAGCGGCTCGCGCTCGCGCCCAAGGCCGGCAGCAGGCATGGTGGTTCCGGTGGTGCTGCCGGTGTCCCGCGGGGCTTCTTCGCGGTGTGCGttggggaggagatgaggaggtTCGTCATCCCCACCGAGTACCTTGGGCACTGGGCATTCGAGGAGCTGCTCAGGGAGGCCGAGGAGGAGTTCGGGTTCCGGCACGAGGGCGCCCTGCGGATCCCCTGCGACGTGGAGGTGTTCGAAGGCATCCTGAGGCTTGTGGGCGGGAAGAAGGAGGCCGTGTCCTACTGCTCTTCTTCCGAGCATGGGATCTTGTGCACATGA